Genomic DNA from Candidozyma auris chromosome 1, complete sequence:
ACCGTACCTCTCCAAAACTATGCCAGGGTCTGGGTAGTTCTTCAAACGCTTGGACATCTTTTTCCCGTCAGCGGCGAGGACAATACCAGAAACAATGACGTTCTGGTATGGTGCTGTGTTAAACAAGTGGGTGCCCAAAACTGTAAGAGTGTAAAACCACCCTCTGGTTTGGTCCAAACCTTCAGAAATGAAATTGGCTGGGAATGCATTGTGGAAAGAAtcctttctttcaaatgGGTAGTGCTTGGAAGCATAAGGCATAGAACCGGACTCGAACCAACAATCgaagacttcttcaattctcttcaaagtaCCTTTACCCCTCTTTGAAGGGATGGTGACGCTGTCGATGCTCTCTCTGTGGATGTCGGTGATGTCATTACGACCAGACAACTGCTTCAATTCCTCGATAGAGCCAACACAGACgacttcctcaaaatcttcactTACCCACAATGGGATAGGGGTACCCCAGTATCTGTTTCTGGATACATTCCAGTCCCTTGCATTAGAGATCCAGTTAGAGAATCTCTTTTCCTTGATATTTGATGGCACCCAGTTAGTCTTCTCAACGTTCTCTAACATCTGTGGAATAACATCGGTAACACGAACGAACCATGCTGGCACAGTTCTGTACAATAATGGCGTATCAGATCTCCAACAGAATGGGTACGAGTGATTGATTTGAGTAGCAAGCAAAAGCCTACCATTTTCCGtcaactttttgatgatCAATTTATCAGCATCCTTGACGTAAACGCCAGCAAAGTCACTCACAGCCAGGGTGAACTTACCATTGTCGTCGACCGGGTTTGGAGGGGTTCTCTTTTCGTTGATGATACCAGCCTCAGTTGCAGCAGAGAAATCGGCCTCACCGAAAGCTGGGGACTGGTGAACAATACCGGTACCGGAATCATCAGTAACGTAGTCGGCAAGAATGACCTTAAAACCGTAATCTTTGAATGTTTGGTAAAAGTAGTCAAAGACGGGCTTGTATTTGAGACCAGCCAACTCCTTACCCTTCATTTTCTCCACTACCTTGTAtttggcagcagcaggctTCTTATACAAAGTCTTGATCAATTGCTCCAACAAGATGTAGTGTCTTtgcttctcctcgtcaaaGATCTTGACATACTCGAGCTCTGGATTGACCGCAAGAGCAATATTGGAAGGCAAGGTCCATGGGGTTGTCGTCCATGCCACCAACCAAGTGTTCTCATCGTCCACCAATGGGAAACCAATGGTGACGGCTGGATCATTGACATCCTTATAGTTCTGCTGAGCTTCAAAGTTTGACAATGGAGTAGTACACCCAGTAGAGTAAGGCATCACTCTGAGGCCTCTATACACTGCATCTTTCTCATACAATTGTTTGAAAGCCCACCATACAGACTCCATAAATTCTGGGTACAAAGTCTTGTAGTCATTATCCATATCGATCCAACGACCCAAACGGCGTATGGTTTGTCTCCACTCATCAGCATATCTCATGACGATGGAACGGCATTCATTGTTATACTTATCAATACCCATTTTCATAACATCTTCCTTACCAGTGAtgcccaattttttgtcaATCTCGTGTTCCACAGGCAACCCGTGAGTGTCCCAGCCAAAACGTCTTTCAACATGGTGACCATTCATGGTGGCATAACGAGGGATGATATCCTTCACGGTGGAGGCCAAGATGTGACCATAATGGGGAGTAccggttgcaaatggaggTCCATCAAAAAACGCAAAAGGCGGGAGGTCTTCCGTCAATTCGAGAGTTCTTTGAAAAGCATCAAGCTTATCCCACTGCTCTAAgaccttctcctcctccttggagaagttgaaaaa
This window encodes:
- the ILS1 gene encoding isoleucine--tRNA ligase ILS1, with translation MAEENTFFNFSKEEEKVLEQWDKLDAFQRTLELTEDLPPFAFFDGPPFATGTPHYGHILASTVKDIIPRYATMNGHHVERRFGWDTHGLPVEHEIDKKLGITGKEDVMKMGIDKYNNECRSIVMRYADEWRQTIRRLGRWIDMDNDYKTLYPEFMESVWWAFKQLYEKDAVYRGLRVMPYSTGCTTPLSNFEAQQNYKDVNDPAVTIGFPLVDDENTWLVAWTTTPWTLPSNIALAVNPELEYVKIFDEEKQRHYILLEQLIKTLYKKPAAAKYKVVEKMKGKELAGLKYKPVFDYFYQTFKDYGFKVILADYVTDDSGTGIVHQSPAFGEADFSAATEAGIINEKRTPPNPVDDNGKFTSAVSDFAGVYVKDADKLIIKKLTENGRLLLATQINHSYPFCWRSDTPLLYRTVPAWFVRVTDVIPQMLENVEKTNWVPSNIKEKRFSNWISNARDWNVSRNRYWGTPIPLWVSEDFEEVVCVGSIEELKQLSGRNDITDIHRESIDSVTIPSKRGKGTLKRIEEVFDCWFESGSMPYASKHYPFERKDSFHNAFPANFISEGLDQTRGWFYTLTVLGTHLFNTAPYQNVIVSGIVLAADGKKMSKRLKNYPDPGIVLERYGADALRLYLINSPVLRAETLKFKEEGVREVVSSVLLPWYNSFKFLKDSAEVYKKDNGHAFVYDSSLTSNNVMDRWLLASIQSLVKFVHDEMRSYRLYTVVPKLLALIDNLTNWYIRFNRRRIKGYSGEGLDDTRKALNTLAEALFILSRLMAPFTPFLADGIYQRLKPFFEVKDLESFSVNPKIKDTGSVHFLAYPEVREELFDSDIEVAVSRMQKVIELGRNIREKKMISLKTPLKELVILHSDSSYLKDIESLKGYILEELNVRNIVITDDEAAYGVEYKAVADWPVLGKKLKKDAKKVKAALPNVSSEDVKKFAETGKITVDGIDLVSEDLQVQRGLPEKEVSSGHESRSDRDVLIILDTNAYADLQSEGLARELINRIQRLRKKASLNATDDVNVEYELIKDTITFEEVIETNKEMLQKCSHSPLKPFTTSPQETVIITEEQTINDTVFYLRLLKL